One segment of Pseudomonas pohangensis DNA contains the following:
- the dacB gene encoding D-alanyl-D-alanine carboxypeptidase/D-alanyl-D-alanine endopeptidase: protein MISILATSFTSRPLRQLALACLLLPLSIPAVAAVSSSIPTQVQKALTANKIGRDSLGVMLVPLTGSGTTTAINADKPMNPASTMKLVTSWAALELLGPTYTWKTAFYSDGVLRNGVLNGNLYLKGGGDPKLNLEKLWLLMRDLRANGVQQITGDLVVDRSYFIQPAHSAFNDDGGDKNKPYLVGPDSLLVNLKAVRIITRAEDDKISVSLEPPMAKVRIDNRVKLLKRAKCPGWPDVRYNPVSEFDGITLIVTGKINAGCSSQSYISLFDHANYAAGAVRAIWQELGGKILGKDRQGTVPKQATLLASASSPDLVEIIRDINKYSNNTMARQLFLSIGAKARTSADQDDAQAAQRAIKQLMRSKGINPDQLVMENGSGLSRNERISANELSLVLQDIWNGPYAAEFTASLPLVGMDGTMRKRLRNTPMLGQAHIKTGTLNNVRAIAGFSRDRNGQTWAVVAMLNDPRPWGASATLDLFLTDLWYQPKKK from the coding sequence GTGATCTCCATCCTTGCCACGTCCTTCACTTCAAGACCTCTACGCCAGCTGGCACTGGCCTGCCTGCTGCTGCCGCTGTCCATCCCGGCCGTGGCTGCGGTAAGCAGCAGCATCCCGACCCAGGTGCAGAAAGCACTGACTGCCAACAAGATTGGCCGCGACTCGCTGGGCGTGATGCTGGTCCCCCTGACCGGCAGCGGAACCACCACGGCGATCAATGCCGACAAACCGATGAATCCGGCTTCCACCATGAAACTGGTGACCAGCTGGGCCGCTCTGGAACTGCTCGGCCCGACCTATACCTGGAAAACCGCATTTTACTCCGATGGCGTGCTACGCAACGGCGTACTCAATGGCAACCTCTATCTCAAGGGCGGCGGCGACCCCAAGCTGAATCTGGAAAAACTCTGGCTGCTGATGCGCGATCTGCGCGCCAATGGCGTGCAGCAGATTACCGGCGACCTGGTAGTCGACCGCAGCTACTTCATCCAGCCCGCGCACAGCGCCTTCAATGATGACGGTGGCGACAAGAACAAGCCGTACCTGGTCGGCCCGGATTCCTTGCTGGTCAATCTGAAAGCCGTACGCATCATCACCCGTGCCGAGGACGACAAGATCAGCGTTTCACTGGAGCCGCCGATGGCCAAGGTGCGCATCGACAACCGGGTGAAACTGCTCAAGCGGGCCAAGTGCCCCGGCTGGCCGGATGTGCGCTACAACCCGGTGAGCGAGTTTGACGGCATTACCCTGATTGTCACCGGCAAGATCAACGCCGGCTGCAGCTCGCAAAGCTACATCTCGCTGTTCGACCATGCCAACTATGCCGCCGGTGCGGTGCGGGCAATCTGGCAGGAGCTGGGCGGCAAGATTCTCGGCAAGGATCGTCAGGGCACGGTACCCAAGCAGGCAACCCTGCTGGCCAGCGCCTCCTCGCCGGATCTGGTTGAAATCATTCGTGACATCAACAAATACAGCAACAACACCATGGCCCGGCAGTTGTTCCTCAGTATCGGCGCCAAGGCGCGCACCAGCGCCGACCAGGACGATGCCCAGGCTGCCCAGCGCGCGATCAAGCAACTGATGCGGAGCAAGGGCATCAACCCCGACCAGCTGGTGATGGAGAACGGCTCGGGCCTGTCGCGCAACGAACGTATCTCGGCCAACGAGCTGTCCCTGGTGCTGCAGGATATCTGGAATGGCCCGTATGCCGCAGAGTTCACCGCATCACTGCCGCTGGTCGGCATGGACGGCACCATGCGCAAGCGCTTGCGCAATACGCCCATGCTCGGCCAGGCGCATATCAAGACCGGCACCCTGAATAACGTGCGGGCAATTGCCGGCTTCAGCCGCGACCGCAATGGCCAGACCTGGGCGGTGGTGGCCATGCTCAACGACCCACGGCCCTGGGGCGCGTCCGCGACACTCGATCTGTTCCTGACTGATCTGTGGTATCAGCCGAAGAAGAAGTAG
- a CDS encoding copper resistance protein B → MGFFSKTPLQPGLALLFSAALTSAWPAMAETMDHAAMDHSAMQMDEVPVPAMDHSSMDHSQMQHDAAPPTSESRTPIPPVTGADRAAAFPEVHDHQMHGNGINSLVLFDQLEYQHADAGSVLAWNASGWVGGDIDRLWWRSEGERSNGTTEGAEVQAFWGHAISPWWESVLGVRQDFKPGAPQTWGAIGIQGMALYKLETEATAYIGENGQTAARLESEYDILLTNRLILQPRAEANFHGKNDPSRSYGSGLADLDLGLRLRYEIVRQFAPYIGVSWSKAYGNTADYVRDEGGDSSEARFVAGVRLWF, encoded by the coding sequence ATGGGATTTTTCAGTAAAACCCCGCTCCAGCCGGGTCTTGCCCTGCTGTTCAGCGCTGCGTTGACCAGCGCCTGGCCGGCAATGGCCGAAACCATGGATCACGCCGCCATGGATCACAGTGCAATGCAGATGGATGAAGTACCCGTGCCCGCCATGGACCACAGCAGCATGGATCACAGCCAGATGCAGCATGACGCAGCGCCGCCCACCAGTGAAAGCCGCACACCGATCCCGCCGGTCACCGGGGCGGACCGTGCGGCAGCCTTCCCCGAGGTCCACGACCATCAGATGCACGGCAACGGCATCAACAGCCTGGTTCTGTTTGACCAGCTCGAATACCAGCATGCCGATGCAGGCAGCGTTCTGGCCTGGAATGCTTCGGGCTGGGTGGGTGGTGACATTGACCGTCTGTGGTGGCGCTCCGAAGGTGAGCGCAGCAACGGCACCACCGAAGGTGCCGAAGTACAGGCCTTCTGGGGCCATGCCATCAGTCCCTGGTGGGAAAGCGTGCTCGGCGTGCGTCAGGACTTCAAACCCGGCGCGCCACAAACCTGGGGCGCCATCGGCATTCAGGGCATGGCGCTGTACAAACTGGAAACAGAAGCCACCGCCTATATTGGCGAGAACGGCCAGACTGCTGCCCGACTGGAAAGCGAATACGACATCCTGCTGACGAACCGCCTGATTCTGCAGCCGCGCGCCGAGGCCAATTTCCATGGCAAGAACGACCCCTCCCGTAGCTACGGCTCGGGGCTTGCCGACCTCGATCTGGGCCTGCGCCTGCGCTATGAAATCGTCCGCCAGTTCGCGCCCTATATCGGCGTGAGCTGGAGCAAGGCCTACGGCAACACGGCTGACTATGTCCGCGACGAAGGCGGCGACAGCAGCGAGGCACGCTTCGTGGCTGGCGTACGCTTGTGGTTCTGA
- the rlmKL gene encoding bifunctional 23S rRNA (guanine(2069)-N(7))-methyltransferase RlmK/23S rRNA (guanine(2445)-N(2))-methyltransferase RlmL, whose protein sequence is MSDRIELILTCPKSLEGLLLEEATALGLQDAREQTAAIRGFADMQTAYRLCLWSRLANRVLLVLKRFPVVDAQSLYEGVLEVDWYEHMLPSSTLAVEFSGMGSGIDNTHFGALKVKDAVVDKLRTASGERPSVEKLNPDLRIHLRLDRGEAILSIDLSGHSLHQRGYRLQQGAAPLKENLAAAILIRAGWPKLAAEGAALADPMCGVGTFLVEAGMIAADIAPNLKRELWGFTHWLGHVPALWSKLHAEASERAAAGLARPASWIRGYEADPRLIQPARNNIERAGLSHWIKVYQGELATFEPHTDQNQKGLVVCNPPYGERLGDEASLLYLYQHLGERLRQACLGWDAAVFTGAPELGKRMGLRSHKQYAFWNGALPCKLLLFKVQLEQFVTGERRPAERPAVTDTAPAEPREQPAAPLSQQARLSEGGQMFANRLQKNLKQLGKWARKEGVQCYRLYDADMPEYAVAVDLYGDWVHVQEYAPPRSIDPEKAQTRLLDALAAIPVALGIASDKVVIKRRERQSGTRQYQRQGTQGNFLEVQEGGVRLLVNLTDYLDTGLFLDHRPLRLRIQREAAGKRFLNLFCYTATATVHAAKGGARTTTSVDLSNTYLDWARRNLSLNGFSDKQKLEQGDVMAWLAADRGEYELIFIDPPTFSNSKRVEGVFDVQRDQVQLIDLAMARLAPGGVLYFSNNFRKFELDAGLLTRYQVEDISAATLDPDFARNPKIHRAWRFQG, encoded by the coding sequence ATGTCGGACCGCATCGAACTGATTCTTACCTGCCCGAAAAGCCTCGAAGGGCTGTTGCTTGAAGAAGCAACTGCTCTGGGCCTGCAGGACGCGCGCGAACAGACGGCGGCGATCCGTGGTTTCGCCGACATGCAGACGGCCTACCGCCTGTGCCTGTGGTCGCGGCTGGCGAATCGCGTGCTGCTGGTGCTCAAGCGCTTTCCGGTGGTGGATGCGCAAAGCCTGTACGAGGGCGTGCTGGAAGTGGACTGGTACGAGCACATGCTGCCCAGCAGCACGCTGGCGGTGGAGTTCAGCGGCATGGGTTCGGGCATCGACAACACCCACTTCGGCGCGCTGAAGGTCAAGGATGCGGTGGTCGACAAACTGCGCACCGCCAGTGGCGAACGGCCCAGTGTAGAGAAGCTCAATCCGGACCTGCGCATTCACCTGCGCCTGGACCGTGGCGAGGCGATTCTGTCGATCGACCTCTCCGGGCACAGCCTGCACCAGCGCGGCTACCGTCTGCAGCAGGGTGCCGCGCCGCTCAAGGAAAACCTCGCGGCGGCGATCCTGATCCGTGCCGGCTGGCCGAAGCTGGCCGCCGAAGGCGCCGCGCTGGCCGACCCGATGTGCGGCGTCGGCACCTTTCTGGTCGAGGCGGGAATGATCGCCGCCGACATCGCACCCAACCTGAAACGTGAACTCTGGGGCTTCACCCACTGGCTCGGTCATGTGCCGGCGCTCTGGAGCAAGCTGCATGCCGAGGCCAGCGAACGGGCAGCGGCCGGGCTGGCCCGACCGGCGTCGTGGATTCGTGGCTATGAAGCCGACCCGCGGCTGATCCAGCCGGCGCGCAACAACATCGAGCGGGCCGGATTGAGCCACTGGATCAAGGTCTATCAGGGCGAACTGGCGACTTTCGAACCGCATACCGACCAGAACCAGAAGGGCCTGGTCGTGTGCAATCCACCTTACGGCGAACGTCTGGGCGATGAAGCCAGCCTGCTCTATCTCTATCAGCATCTGGGCGAGCGCCTGCGTCAGGCCTGTCTGGGCTGGGACGCGGCGGTGTTTACCGGGGCACCGGAACTGGGCAAGCGCATGGGCCTGCGCAGTCACAAGCAGTATGCGTTCTGGAACGGTGCGCTGCCGTGCAAGCTGCTGCTGTTCAAGGTGCAGCTGGAGCAGTTCGTCACCGGTGAGCGGCGTCCGGCCGAGCGTCCGGCAGTCACGGACACTGCTCCGGCCGAGCCTCGCGAGCAGCCTGCCGCGCCGCTGTCACAACAGGCGCGCCTGTCCGAAGGCGGGCAGATGTTTGCCAACCGCCTGCAGAAAAACCTCAAGCAACTGGGCAAGTGGGCGCGCAAGGAAGGCGTGCAGTGCTACCGCCTGTACGACGCCGACATGCCCGAATACGCCGTGGCGGTGGATCTGTATGGCGACTGGGTGCATGTGCAGGAATATGCTCCGCCGCGCAGTATCGATCCGGAGAAGGCACAGACGCGCCTGCTCGACGCACTGGCGGCGATCCCGGTGGCGCTGGGCATTGCCTCGGACAAGGTGGTGATCAAGCGCCGCGAACGCCAGTCCGGCACCCGCCAGTACCAGAGGCAGGGCACCCAGGGCAATTTCCTCGAAGTGCAGGAGGGCGGGGTCAGGCTGCTGGTCAATCTGACCGACTATCTGGATACCGGCCTGTTTCTCGACCACCGCCCGCTGCGCCTGCGTATCCAGCGCGAGGCGGCCGGCAAGCGCTTCCTCAACCTGTTCTGCTACACGGCTACCGCCACCGTGCACGCGGCAAAAGGCGGCGCGCGCACGACCACCAGTGTCGATCTGTCCAATACCTATCTGGACTGGGCGCGGCGCAACCTGTCGCTCAACGGTTTTTCCGACAAGCAGAAGCTTGAACAGGGCGATGTGATGGCCTGGCTGGCCGCCGATCGCGGCGAGTACGAACTGATCTTTATCGACCCGCCGACCTTTTCCAACTCCAAGCGGGTCGAGGGCGTGTTCGATGTGCAGCGCGATCAGGTGCAACTGATCGACCTGGCCATGGCGCGGCTGGCACCGGGCGGCGTGCTGTATTTCTCCAACAACTTCCGCAAGTTCGAACTGGATGCGGGATTGCTGACGCGCTATCAGGTCGAGGACATCAGCGCTGCGACGCTGGATCCGGATTTCGCGCGGAATCCGAAGATTCACCGCGCGTGGCGGTTTCAGGGGTGA
- the rmf gene encoding ribosome modulation factor — protein sequence MRRLKRDPLERAFLRGYQYGVHGKSRDLCPLTNPNARQAWINGWREGRGDQWDGFTGTAGIHRLNQLHAV from the coding sequence ATGAGAAGACTTAAGCGTGATCCATTAGAAAGAGCTTTTTTGCGCGGTTATCAATATGGCGTTCATGGTAAATCCCGCGATCTTTGTCCATTAACCAATCCCAATGCCCGTCAGGCCTGGATCAACGGCTGGCGAGAAGGTCGTGGCGACCAGTGGGACGGTTTCACCGGTACAGCCGGCATCCATCGTTTGAATCAACTTCACGCTGTCTGA
- a CDS encoding DUF411 domain-containing protein translates to MHTTINSTLLRLLALSTLLLLPTAQAAEPLTIDVHRDANCGCCKSWIRHLEDNGFHVIDHVEDNMSAVKQGLGVPYRLASCHTGVINGKFVEGHVPAAQVIELSRRNDLLGLAVPGMPKGSPGMEAGGVVQAYEVIGLTASGEEQVVAEYPGN, encoded by the coding sequence ATGCACACGACAATTAACAGCACTCTACTGCGCCTGCTGGCGCTAAGCACCCTGCTCCTGCTGCCCACCGCGCAAGCTGCCGAACCACTGACCATCGATGTGCACCGCGACGCCAATTGCGGTTGCTGCAAGAGCTGGATACGCCATCTGGAAGACAACGGCTTCCATGTCATCGACCATGTCGAGGACAACATGAGCGCCGTCAAGCAAGGGCTAGGCGTGCCTTACCGTCTGGCGTCTTGCCATACCGGGGTGATCAACGGCAAGTTTGTCGAAGGCCATGTGCCGGCCGCTCAGGTCATCGAACTTTCCAGGCGCAATGATCTGCTCGGGCTCGCGGTGCCGGGCATGCCCAAAGGCTCGCCGGGCATGGAAGCCGGCGGGGTCGTACAGGCCTACGAGGTGATTGGCCTGACCGCCTCGGGCGAGGAACAAGTGGTCGCCGAATACCCGGGCAACTAG
- a CDS encoding 50S ribosome-binding protein YggL produces MATNRSRRMRKKLCVDEFQELGFELNLNYPDDLADEAIEAFLDQFIDMIADNELGYVGGDDYGFVCLGKRGSVSAEQRATVEAWLKGRSELSSFEISPLMDVWYPDKPINEA; encoded by the coding sequence ATGGCTACCAATCGCTCCCGCCGCATGCGCAAGAAGCTCTGTGTCGACGAATTCCAGGAATTGGGTTTCGAACTCAACCTGAATTACCCCGATGACCTGGCCGACGAGGCCATCGAAGCCTTTCTCGACCAGTTCATCGACATGATCGCGGACAACGAGCTGGGTTATGTCGGTGGTGATGACTACGGGTTTGTCTGCCTCGGCAAGCGCGGCTCGGTGTCAGCCGAACAGCGCGCGACAGTCGAAGCCTGGCTCAAGGGCCGCAGCGAACTGAGCAGCTTCGAGATAAGCCCGCTGATGGATGTCTGGTATCCGGACAAGCCGATCAACGAGGCCTGA
- a CDS encoding haloacid dehalogenase type II → MATQKTVPILVFDVNETLLDITSLEPLFERLFGNRAVLREWFAQLILYSQSMTLAGLYSPFGELAVGTLRMLATIHEQPLGDSDIAELKTLMGSMPAHPDVVPALSRLRAAGLRMVTLSNSASAASPTPLERAGLGEFFEQSFSVEAVGQFKPAPETYQHVAQALGVATPDLCLIACHLWDTLGAQAAGCHAALLTRPGNALLPAAGVPAPELVAAELGSLAEQILQRWGA, encoded by the coding sequence ATGGCTACGCAAAAAACCGTGCCGATCCTGGTATTCGACGTCAACGAAACGCTGCTCGATATCACCAGCCTGGAACCGCTGTTCGAGCGCCTGTTCGGCAATCGGGCGGTTCTGCGCGAGTGGTTCGCGCAGCTGATTCTCTACTCGCAGAGCATGACCCTCGCCGGGCTGTACAGCCCCTTCGGCGAACTGGCCGTGGGCACGCTGCGCATGCTCGCAACCATCCATGAGCAGCCGCTCGGTGACAGCGATATTGCCGAGCTGAAAACCCTGATGGGCAGCATGCCGGCGCACCCGGATGTCGTGCCGGCACTCAGCCGCCTGCGTGCTGCCGGTTTGCGCATGGTGACCCTGAGCAACTCGGCCAGTGCCGCCTCACCGACGCCGCTTGAGCGTGCCGGATTAGGCGAATTCTTCGAGCAGTCCTTCAGCGTCGAGGCGGTTGGCCAATTCAAGCCGGCACCCGAAACCTACCAGCATGTGGCGCAGGCCCTGGGCGTGGCCACGCCGGATCTATGCCTGATTGCCTGTCATTTATGGGATACGCTGGGTGCCCAGGCGGCCGGATGTCATGCGGCACTGCTGACCCGACCCGGCAACGCGCTGCTGCCGGCTGCGGGCGTGCCGGCTCCGGAGCTGGTCGCTGCAGAACTCGGCAGTCTCGCCGAACAGATACTTCAACGCTGGGGAGCTTGA
- the ggt gene encoding gamma-glutamyltransferase gives MLSIFSPRPHRFTRFVLIAAAAILTACNNPPASSSLPLAPESASGYRSDMPLRYARQHMAAAANPLAAEAGRDMLRQGGSAIDAAIAMQAVLTLVEPQSSGIGGGAFILLWDGKTVQAYDGRETAPAAATGSLFLNADGTPMTFPQAQIGGRSVGTPGVLRALEMAHRQHGRLPWAQLFEPAIRLAEEGFPISPRLHDLLAADPYLAGSPDMAAYFLNSDGSVKAVGSVLKNPALAGVLQRIATEGPDALYSGAIAEEIVSKVQGHANPGGLSLADLQNYRAKQRTPLCTDYKQWQVCGMPPPTSGGIAVAQILGILQALEARDPRYALAPLLPQKTALPAGSQPPAEAVHLIAEAERLAYADRALYVADSDFVPVPVAGLVSPQYLAQRAALIGARSMGKAEPGNPPGATLAYAPDRSPLRISTSQVVAVDDQGGAVSMTTTVESAFGAHLMVQGFMLNNQLTDFSFIPVENGLPVANRVEPGKRPRSSMAPTLIFQRDSGELLATVGSPGGSQIIEYVAKAVIGMLDWQLNPQAAIDLPNFGSRNGPTELEQGQFTPALQQALKAMGHAVVDMEMTSGTQAIVRVRDAQGKASWVGGADPRREGEALAD, from the coding sequence GTGTTATCTATCTTCAGCCCGCGTCCTCACCGGTTTACCCGCTTCGTGCTGATAGCCGCCGCAGCCATCCTGACTGCCTGCAATAATCCGCCGGCCAGCAGCAGTTTGCCCCTTGCCCCGGAAAGCGCCTCAGGTTACCGCAGCGACATGCCGTTGCGGTACGCCAGGCAGCATATGGCGGCTGCGGCCAATCCGCTGGCAGCCGAGGCGGGCCGCGACATGCTGCGCCAGGGCGGTTCGGCTATCGATGCCGCGATTGCCATGCAGGCGGTGCTTACCCTGGTCGAACCGCAGTCATCGGGAATCGGCGGTGGTGCCTTTATCCTGCTCTGGGACGGCAAGACCGTGCAGGCCTATGACGGCCGTGAAACGGCGCCGGCGGCAGCTACCGGGTCACTGTTTCTCAACGCCGACGGCACGCCGATGACTTTCCCGCAGGCGCAGATCGGCGGGCGTTCGGTCGGTACGCCGGGTGTGTTGCGCGCGCTGGAAATGGCCCACCGACAGCATGGTCGTCTGCCCTGGGCGCAGCTGTTCGAGCCGGCCATTCGCCTGGCCGAAGAGGGCTTTCCAATTTCTCCCCGATTGCATGACCTGCTCGCTGCCGATCCGTATCTGGCCGGTTCGCCAGACATGGCGGCCTACTTCCTGAATAGCGATGGCTCGGTCAAGGCGGTCGGTAGCGTTCTGAAAAACCCGGCATTGGCCGGCGTGCTGCAGCGCATCGCCACGGAGGGGCCGGATGCCCTGTACTCAGGCGCCATTGCCGAGGAAATCGTCAGCAAGGTGCAGGGCCATGCCAACCCCGGCGGTCTGTCACTGGCTGACCTGCAAAACTACCGCGCCAAACAGCGCACGCCGCTGTGCACCGACTACAAACAATGGCAAGTCTGCGGCATGCCGCCGCCGACCTCGGGCGGCATCGCCGTGGCACAGATTCTCGGCATCCTGCAGGCCCTCGAAGCGCGCGATCCGCGTTATGCCCTGGCACCGCTTCTGCCGCAGAAAACCGCTCTGCCTGCCGGTAGCCAACCGCCGGCCGAGGCGGTGCACCTGATTGCCGAGGCCGAGCGTCTGGCCTATGCGGACCGTGCGCTGTATGTGGCCGACAGCGACTTCGTGCCGGTGCCGGTCGCCGGCCTGGTGTCCCCGCAGTATCTGGCCCAGCGCGCAGCGCTGATCGGTGCGCGCAGCATGGGCAAGGCCGAGCCCGGCAATCCGCCGGGCGCCACACTGGCCTATGCGCCGGACCGCTCGCCGCTGCGCATCTCGACCTCGCAGGTGGTGGCGGTAGACGATCAGGGCGGTGCGGTATCGATGACCACCACCGTGGAATCGGCGTTCGGCGCGCACCTGATGGTGCAGGGCTTCATGCTCAACAACCAGTTGACCGATTTCTCCTTTATTCCCGTGGAGAACGGCCTGCCGGTTGCCAACCGCGTCGAACCGGGCAAACGCCCGCGCTCGTCGATGGCGCCGACGCTGATTTTCCAGCGCGACAGCGGCGAACTGCTGGCTACTGTCGGTTCGCCCGGCGGCTCACAGATCATCGAGTACGTGGCCAAGGCGGTGATCGGCATGCTCGACTGGCAGCTCAACCCGCAAGCGGCCATCGACCTGCCCAATTTCGGCAGCCGCAACGGCCCGACCGAGCTGGAGCAAGGCCAGTTCACCCCGGCACTGCAGCAGGCGTTAAAAGCCATGGGCCATGCGGTGGTGGACATGGAGATGACCAGCGGCACCCAGGCGATAGTGCGGGTGCGTGATGCGCAGGGGAAGGCGAGCTGGGTCGGTGGTGCCGACCCGCGACGCGAAGGCGAAGCCCTGGCGGATTGA
- the yghU gene encoding glutathione-dependent disulfide-bond oxidoreductase, protein MENASTYTPPAIWTWDKSSGGKFASINRPIAGPTHDKALPVGKHPFQLYSLATPNGVKVTVMLEELLALGHSGAEYDAWLINIMEGEQFSSGFVAVNPNSKIPAMMDHSTATPTRLFESGSMLLYLAEKFGAFLSEDPAIRAQTLNWLFWQMGSAPFLGGGFGHFYAYAPIKIEYAIDRFSMEVKRQLDVLDRHLAENTYLAGDDYSIADIAVWPWYGVLVLGGLYSAGEFLQVQDYKNVQRWAQAIAARPAVKRGRMVNRTWGEDHERLPERHAASDFDKLAQQP, encoded by the coding sequence ATGGAAAATGCTTCGACTTACACGCCTCCCGCCATCTGGACCTGGGACAAGAGCAGCGGCGGCAAATTTGCCAGCATCAACCGGCCGATTGCCGGCCCCACCCATGACAAGGCGCTGCCGGTGGGCAAGCACCCGTTCCAGCTGTATTCGCTGGCAACCCCCAACGGCGTGAAAGTGACGGTGATGCTCGAGGAGTTGCTGGCTTTGGGCCATAGCGGCGCCGAGTACGATGCCTGGCTGATCAACATCATGGAAGGCGAGCAGTTTTCCAGCGGCTTCGTCGCGGTGAATCCGAACTCGAAGATTCCGGCAATGATGGATCACAGCACCGCCACCCCCACCCGCCTGTTCGAATCAGGCTCGATGCTGCTGTATCTGGCGGAAAAATTCGGCGCGTTCCTCTCCGAGGATCCGGCTATCCGTGCGCAAACGCTGAACTGGCTGTTCTGGCAGATGGGCAGCGCACCATTCCTCGGCGGCGGCTTCGGTCACTTCTACGCCTATGCGCCGATCAAGATCGAGTACGCGATCGACCGCTTCAGCATGGAGGTCAAACGCCAGCTGGATGTCCTGGACCGCCATCTGGCGGAAAATACCTACCTTGCTGGTGACGACTACAGCATTGCCGACATCGCCGTCTGGCCCTGGTATGGCGTGCTGGTTCTGGGCGGCCTGTACAGCGCCGGCGAATTCCTGCAGGTACAGGACTACAAAAACGTGCAGCGCTGGGCGCAGGCAATCGCCGCACGTCCGGCAGTAAAACGCGGGCGCATGGTCAACCGCACCTGGGGCGAAGACCACGAGCGGCTACCCGAACGCCACGCGGCCAGCGACTTCGACAAGCTTGCGCAACAGCCATGA